From Kogia breviceps isolate mKogBre1 chromosome 2, mKogBre1 haplotype 1, whole genome shotgun sequence, one genomic window encodes:
- the ELOVL3 gene encoding LOW QUALITY PROTEIN: very long chain fatty acid elongase 3 (The sequence of the model RefSeq protein was modified relative to this genomic sequence to represent the inferred CDS: substituted 1 base at 1 genomic stop codon) encodes MVTAMNVSDEVEQMFQPYNFELFQDIRPVLEEYWATSFTIALIYLLLIFVGQNYMKAWKGFNLQGPLILWSFCLAIFSILGAVRTWGYMGTVLLRGSLKKTVCFFIFTDNPIIKFXSCLFVLSKIIELGDTAFIILCKRPLLFVHWYHDSTELVYKSFGYKNKVTAGGWFMTMNHGVRSIMYTYYTLKAARVKPPRWFPMLITSLQILQMFMGATVGILTYIWRQEQGCHTTKEHLFWSFILYTTYFLLFVQFFHQNYVITKVKAKTKSQ; translated from the exons ATGGTCACAGCCATGAATGTCTCAGATGAAGTAGAGCAGATGTTCCAGCCCTACAACTTCGAGCTGTTCCAGGACATAAGGCCCGTTTTGGAGGAGTACTG GGCAACCTCATTCACCATAGCTCTGATCTACCTGCTGCTCATCTTTGTGGGGCAGAACTACATGAAGGCATGGAAGGGCTTCAACCTGCAGGGACCTCTCATCCTTTGGTCATTCTGCCTTGCAATCTTCAG TATCCTTGGGGCAGTGAGGACATGGGGCTATATGGGGACTGTGCTACTTAGGGGGAGCCTAAAGAAAACTGTATGCTTCTTCATCTTCACCGATAATCCCATAATCAAATTCTGATCCTGCCTCTTTGTTCTCAGCAAGATCATTGAACTTG GAGACACGGCCTTCATCATCCTGTGTAAGCGGCCACTCCTCTTTGTGCACTGGTACCATGACAGCACAGAGCTAGTGTACAAGAGCTTTGGATACAAGAACAAGGTGACTGCAGGCGGCTGGTTCATGACCATGAACCACGGTGTACGTTCCATCATGTACACCTACTATACTCTGAAGGCTGCCAGAGTAAAGCCCCCCAGGTGGTTTCCCATGCTCATCACCAGCCTGCAAATCCTGCAGATGTTTATGGGAGCCACTGTTGGTATCCTGACTTACATCTGGAGACAGGAACAGGGATGCCATACCACAAAGGAACACCTCTTCTGGTCCTTCATCTTGTATACAACCTATTTCCTCCTTTTTGTCCAGTTCTTCCACCAAAACTATGTAATTACCAAGGTCAAGGCCAAGACCAAGAGCCAGTGA